Genomic DNA from Excalfactoria chinensis isolate bCotChi1 chromosome 11, bCotChi1.hap2, whole genome shotgun sequence:
TCCCCACTGCCCCCAACCTGTGATCCCGATTCTCCGCTGGTTCTCCCCTGTCTCCCAACACGCCGGTTCCTCCCGAGTTCCCATTAACGCTCCGCGCTGGCTCTTCCCGGTAACCCCCGGTTCCCCGCTGTCATATGACCGGGttccccctccatccccccgGTTCATCCCCTCCGTTCAGCCCCACTTCCCGTCGCTCACCCTCCCGACTCTCCCTTTGTTTCCTCGCAGCCCCCATCCCggtccttcccccccccccatctcgCAGCTCcgcttccctctccctccttccccccccccctcaccgCCACCACCCGGCCCGATCCTCCCGATCCTCCCGATCCTCCCCGCTTTCCCCGCTCCGTCCCCCCGGTTCCCGGCCTCCGCCCACCTTCTCCATGAAGTAATTGGCGGCGAAGTTGTACACCTCGACGGCGCCGTCGGTGCGGGCGAGCGCCAGGCGGCGGCCGTTGTTCCGGTAAGCCATGCAGCGCACGCCGGCGGGCACCAACCCGAAGAAGCGCACGCGGTGCACCTCGAACTCCCCCATCGCGGCTCCCGGCCCCGATCCGCCCCGCCGGGCCCCACGTGCAGCGCCGCGCTCCCGGAAGCGGAACCGACCCCCGGTGTCCGGAAGCGGAAGTACGGAGTAGAATCGGCGGGACGTTCGGTTGCGTGGGGCGGTGGGAGGGAGCGGAGCCCGGTCAGCTGCGGGGTGGGCACGGGCTGTGCGGCTCCGCTGGGACGTTCTGGGGCGCCCAGCGCGTGGGGAGGAATCGGGGCACGGCGGGGAAGCGCAGCGCGGTGTGCGGCTGAACGCGGCGGGGCTGCAGAACGTGGAGCGGGGGATGGGAACGTTGGGCTGAGCGGCCGCATCGGGACAGGACACACAACCGGGACAGGACACACAGCCGGGGTGGGACGGAGCGGGCCGGGCTCAGAGCAGGCGGGGGGTCCCGGCGCCACGCGGCAGCCCGAGGGCGCTTCTCATCCCGTCCCGTTGCAGTGGCGGCAGCTCCGCGGAGCGCACGCGATGGTGCAGCTCATCGTCTCCAGGTGAGTGAGAGCCCGGACCTGCCCCGCTCGGCCGCCCCGCGCTCAGTGCGTGACAGGCCGCTCCTCCCCCGGCAGTGCTGGTGCGGGCGGCCCGGAGcgctgggtgctgctggagctgcagggagagctggagcCGCGCGGTGGCGGTGCGCTGCCTGGCAGCCTGCTGGGAGACCTGCACTACACGAGGGAGGTGAGCCGCTCTCTGAGCCCGGGCTGCGGTGCCCACAGGGCTGCCCTGACCCCGCTCCTCCCACGCAGGGCATCCCCGTGCTCATCGTGGGCCACCACATCCTCTACGGGAAGGTGGTGCAGCTGGAGAAACCCTTTGCTGTCCTGATGAAGCAGGCAGCCGACCCTGCGGGGACGCGCTACACCGTTATTGCCCTCATCAAGACCAAGCTGCTCTTCAAAACGCGGCCCAAGCCCATCATCACCAACGTGCCCAAGAAGGTTTGAGGACACGGACCTGCTGCCACGGGAGCAATGCTGTTCCTGTGCCGTGACACTGCCGAGGACAGCAGGCATGAACTCATCACCTACCTTAGGCATGGTGCCTCCTGCAGGGCCAGGCCATGCCCCCACTGGGGGCTGCACATGactgccaccagcactgcctcaAGCACCAGaactcagctctgcagccttgCACAtggtgctgccagctctgcccgTCCTCCTGCCCATGCCAGGATGGCTCGGGCTCACTCTCGAGCTGGCTGCCTCCTCATATTCCCTTCTAAAGTCGCCCCtccagacagcagagctgcagacagcGTCTACCACTTGTCGTAGCACCTTCCCCCCTCAAGTCTCCTCAAACCTGGGAGCCCACGTGGAGTTGTGGAGGGGGAGCAGGGATGACACGCCATCTTTCCTCTGTGCAAGTCTTTATTGTGTCAAATCCACCAGGATATAAAAAACAGACTTctcaaaatatgaaaaaaatatgagttaaaaaataaatagatttacAAACAACCAGCAATAAAGTGTAAATACGAAAAGAGCTACAAAAGTCTCCTAAAAAATCCCATcttaaataaaaagcctgaCTCGTAGAAAGGTTCTAGCCCTGAAAAGAGGGCCCGGGGGAGATGGCCATGGGTAAATACCCAAGGGGAACCAGTGGGCAGGGAAAGGCTGGGAACTGGCTCTCCCTGCCCTCCTCTGCATGTCCGGGCCCAAAACCCAGCGCCTCCCCGCTGTCTAGACGGATGCCAGGTTCCCTCCTCGCTTCCAGAGCTAGGGGGCAGAGGAGGGGCGGTGGAGAAGGCAGCTGGCATGGAGCCC
This window encodes:
- the CHTF8 gene encoding chromosome transmission fidelity protein 8 homolog codes for the protein MVQLIVSSAGAGGPERWVLLELQGELEPRGGGALPGSLLGDLHYTREGIPVLIVGHHILYGKVVQLEKPFAVLMKQAADPAGTRYTVIALIKTKLLFKTRPKPIITNVPKKV